One window of Oscillibacter hominis genomic DNA carries:
- a CDS encoding SPL family radical SAM protein gives MHDLQAKAILSADNGMNLYRGCTHGCIYCDSRSTCYQMGHGFEDVAVKRNAPELLEAALRRKRSRCMIGTGAMSDPYLPLEKTERLTRRCLELIDRYDFGVTLLTKSDLVLRDLVLLRSIQSKTKCVVQMTLTTSDESLCRMVEPHVCTTARRVEVLLRLRDEGIPTVVWLCPILPFLNDTEENLRGLLSCCFEARVVGIVCFGMGLTLRSGNREYFYSRLDADFPGLRQRYERAFGDSYFCPSPRHGSLMRLFHTECAKRGVLHTPESVFQYLRRFEDRRDQSQLRLF, from the coding sequence ATGCACGATCTCCAGGCCAAGGCCATCCTCTCTGCTGACAATGGGATGAATCTCTACCGGGGCTGTACCCACGGCTGCATCTACTGCGATTCCCGCAGCACATGCTACCAGATGGGCCACGGCTTTGAGGACGTGGCCGTGAAGCGCAACGCCCCGGAACTCCTGGAGGCTGCGCTGCGCCGCAAGCGCAGCCGCTGCATGATCGGCACCGGCGCCATGTCCGACCCCTATCTGCCGTTGGAGAAGACAGAGCGGCTGACCCGGCGCTGCCTGGAGCTGATCGACCGGTACGACTTCGGCGTCACGCTGCTCACCAAGTCGGACCTGGTCCTGCGGGACCTGGTCCTGCTGCGCAGCATCCAATCCAAGACGAAATGCGTGGTGCAGATGACGCTGACCACCTCTGATGAGTCACTGTGCCGCATGGTGGAGCCCCACGTGTGCACCACGGCCCGCCGGGTAGAGGTGCTGCTGCGGCTACGGGACGAGGGGATCCCCACAGTGGTCTGGCTCTGCCCCATCCTCCCTTTTTTAAACGATACGGAGGAGAATCTCCGTGGCCTCCTCTCCTGCTGCTTTGAGGCCCGGGTGGTGGGAATCGTGTGCTTCGGCATGGGCCTCACCCTGCGCTCCGGCAACCGGGAGTACTTTTACAGCCGGCTGGACGCCGATTTTCCCGGCCTGCGGCAGCGCTACGAACGCGCTTTCGGCGACAGCTATTTCTGCCCCAGCCCGCGCCACGGCTCCCTGATGCGCCTCTTTCACACCGAATGCGCCAAACGCGGCGTCCTCCACACACCGGAGAGCGTCTTTCAGTACCTCCGCCGGTTCGAGGACCGGCGGGATCAGTCCCAACTGCGGCTCTTTTGA
- a CDS encoding VOC family protein, which yields MNYQCTLLAVEDLERSKEFYCGLLGMTVTADFGANVTLSDCLALQTMDTWREFIQGRDVRTGHNAGELYFEEEEFDRFLLRLQSYADYVHPPHEHAWGQRVVRIYDPDRNIVEVGEPISAVARRFLDSGMSAGQIAKRMDVPMEYVLHLIAPPSDRQAE from the coding sequence ATGAACTATCAATGCACCCTCCTTGCCGTGGAAGACCTGGAGCGCTCCAAGGAGTTTTACTGCGGCCTGTTGGGGATGACGGTCACCGCCGATTTCGGTGCCAATGTGACGCTTTCCGACTGCCTGGCCCTCCAGACAATGGATACGTGGCGTGAGTTCATCCAGGGCCGGGATGTCCGGACCGGGCACAACGCCGGAGAGCTCTATTTTGAAGAGGAGGAGTTCGACCGCTTTCTGCTCCGCCTCCAGTCCTATGCCGACTATGTGCATCCGCCCCACGAACACGCATGGGGCCAACGGGTGGTGCGCATCTATGACCCGGACCGGAACATTGTGGAGGTGGGAGAGCCCATATCCGCTGTGGCCCGCCGCTTTTTGGACTCCGGCATGAGCGCCGGCCAGATCGCAAAGCGGATGGACGTACCGATGGAGTACGTCCTCCACCTGATCGCGCCGCCCTCTGACCGCCAGGCGGAGTAG
- a CDS encoding nucleotidyltransferase domain-containing protein has product MEQWIDQYCIAVKGAFSQRIVCVGLQGSRGRGEATASSDIDMVLILDRMDAADMLRYRKAVAALPHRELLCGFVGGKEELLGWEAGDLCSLYLDTTPLLGDLEFLRSRIDADALQRGVLSGACTIYHACAHNLIHEQSTQELAALQKSAFFTLRLCHYLRSGHPARRRSELLALLPQEERLLLETPPDRLEELSARMIAWSGSLIRSAAQMR; this is encoded by the coding sequence ATGGAACAGTGGATCGACCAATACTGCATCGCCGTGAAAGGCGCATTTTCCCAGAGGATCGTCTGCGTCGGCCTCCAGGGCAGCCGGGGGCGGGGCGAGGCCACCGCGTCAAGCGACATCGACATGGTGCTGATTTTGGACCGCATGGATGCCGCGGACATGCTCCGCTACCGCAAGGCCGTGGCCGCACTCCCCCACCGGGAGCTGCTGTGCGGCTTTGTTGGAGGAAAGGAGGAGCTTCTTGGCTGGGAGGCCGGGGATCTCTGTTCCCTCTATCTGGACACCACTCCGCTCTTAGGGGATTTGGAGTTCCTCCGCAGCCGGATCGACGCCGACGCCCTGCAGCGCGGTGTCCTGTCCGGAGCCTGCACCATCTACCACGCCTGCGCCCACAACCTCATACATGAGCAGAGCACACAGGAGTTGGCTGCGTTGCAGAAATCCGCTTTTTTTACCCTCCGCCTCTGCCATTACCTGCGATCCGGGCATCCGGCCCGCCGCCGGAGTGAATTGCTGGCGCTGCTCCCACAAGAGGAGCGGCTATTGCTGGAGACCCCGCCGGACCGGCTGGAGGAGCTGTCCGCCAGGATGATCGCGTGGAGCGGCAGCCTGATTCGCTCCGCGGCCCAAATGCGGTAA
- a CDS encoding DEAD/DEAH box helicase family protein, with product MKEVKSFKQSELVLRVRTVYDTTKIDLDAWLPFIRRLCSNRPYQEEAIRLAILYLAAGNYGSLSDLARENFRANTCLQEKYLSLDDFLNSLQMRDKLYATIDLATGTGKSYVMYGIAQIALGLGLVDRVLVLCPSLTIESGLKEKFESLSGDEGLKALIPEEAVIKNPSIVSANETVKKGALCVENIHAVYENTGSSIRDSFAGKGRRTLVLNDEAHHLFNKPSGKSAETTAVKKWKGFLLDPQYDFRCLLGFTGTAYIDDEYFPDVIYRYSLRQAMEDRVIKNVDYVKEDDSKGDYERFQKIYQNHRDNVQLYPLVKPISILVTRDIAHAKRLYEDFVTFLAKQENQPREAEEGKVLIVTSAREHKANVQKLNYVDQRTDQTEWIISVSMLTEGWDVKNVFQIVPWEDRAFNSRLLIAQVLGRGLRVPPEQFQAWPRVIVFNHKAWSGKIKKLVNEVLEVEARVSSDVLASGERSKYHFTVRNIDYSTEQVEVPKKSESDSVDFTRLLSEGIVLESQSVVVEKGTTYETVYSGSSHERNYAIQSVTWTIDEVVDKLYDEFRMREWEGKTLRLGDEEYTQNHLPPREVIERIIRLSMDKRGNQGNVLVEKNAHKILSAFTPLLRKKSKSVISKSVAGSIRDISTTSLRKQSTSVGMLRQDRTVYLTNNWENEITDEEQRAVIEEVLDDETFPVSAYRRDIDYCLFKTPVTTVLAYSKPERQFIDRLLKRENAALLTAWVKSRDRNFYEIEYSCRYGSGKSKTRKYYHGQFNPDFFLKAERDGMTYYLVVETKMDRDDSAENKAKYRYALQHFEELNRRMEEMGEPERYIFHFLSPNGYATFFDHLRSGSLLDGRFRCELETLLEVSDESD from the coding sequence ATGAAAGAAGTGAAATCCTTTAAGCAGTCGGAGCTGGTCCTGCGGGTCCGCACCGTCTACGATACCACCAAGATAGACCTGGATGCCTGGCTCCCCTTCATCCGGCGGCTGTGCAGCAACCGCCCCTATCAGGAGGAGGCCATACGGCTGGCCATCCTCTATCTGGCCGCCGGCAACTACGGCTCCTTAAGTGATCTGGCCCGGGAGAACTTCCGCGCCAACACCTGCCTTCAGGAAAAGTATCTCTCCCTGGATGACTTCCTAAATTCGCTCCAGATGCGGGACAAGCTTTACGCCACCATCGACCTGGCCACGGGCACCGGAAAGTCCTATGTGATGTACGGGATCGCCCAGATCGCCCTGGGACTTGGGCTGGTGGACCGGGTGCTGGTGCTGTGCCCTTCCCTGACCATTGAGTCCGGGCTGAAGGAGAAGTTTGAATCCCTCAGCGGCGACGAAGGGCTCAAGGCATTGATCCCCGAGGAGGCTGTCATCAAAAACCCCAGCATCGTGTCGGCAAATGAGACCGTCAAAAAGGGGGCCCTCTGCGTGGAGAACATCCACGCGGTCTATGAGAACACCGGCTCCTCCATCCGCGACAGCTTTGCCGGAAAGGGCCGGCGCACCTTGGTCCTAAACGACGAGGCCCACCATCTCTTCAACAAGCCCTCCGGCAAGAGCGCGGAAACCACGGCCGTCAAAAAGTGGAAGGGGTTCCTGCTGGACCCTCAGTACGACTTCCGCTGCCTCCTCGGCTTCACCGGCACCGCTTACATCGACGACGAATACTTCCCCGACGTCATCTACCGCTACTCCCTGCGCCAGGCCATGGAAGACCGCGTCATCAAAAATGTGGACTATGTGAAGGAGGATGACAGCAAAGGGGACTACGAGCGGTTCCAGAAGATCTACCAGAACCACCGGGACAATGTCCAGCTCTACCCCCTGGTCAAGCCCATCTCCATCCTGGTGACACGGGACATCGCCCACGCCAAACGGCTTTACGAGGACTTTGTCACCTTCCTTGCCAAGCAGGAAAACCAGCCCAGGGAGGCGGAGGAGGGCAAGGTGCTGATCGTTACCTCCGCCCGGGAGCACAAGGCCAATGTGCAAAAGCTGAACTACGTGGACCAGCGCACGGACCAGACCGAGTGGATCATCTCCGTATCCATGCTGACCGAGGGCTGGGATGTGAAAAACGTCTTCCAGATCGTCCCCTGGGAGGACCGGGCCTTTAACTCCAGGCTCCTCATCGCCCAGGTGCTGGGCCGCGGCCTGCGGGTGCCTCCGGAGCAATTCCAGGCCTGGCCCAGGGTCATCGTCTTCAACCACAAGGCCTGGAGCGGCAAGATCAAAAAGCTGGTGAACGAGGTGCTGGAGGTGGAGGCCCGGGTCAGCAGCGACGTGCTGGCCTCCGGCGAGCGGAGCAAGTACCACTTCACCGTCCGGAACATCGACTACTCCACCGAGCAGGTCGAGGTGCCAAAAAAGAGCGAGTCGGACTCCGTGGATTTTACCCGGCTCCTGAGCGAAGGCATTGTCCTGGAGTCCCAGTCCGTGGTGGTGGAGAAGGGCACCACGTATGAGACCGTATACAGCGGCAGTTCCCATGAGCGCAACTATGCCATCCAGAGCGTCACCTGGACCATCGACGAGGTGGTGGACAAGCTTTACGATGAATTCAGGATGCGGGAGTGGGAGGGCAAGACGCTGCGTTTAGGCGACGAGGAATATACTCAAAACCACCTTCCGCCCCGGGAGGTCATAGAGCGGATCATCCGGCTTTCCATGGATAAGCGGGGCAACCAAGGCAATGTGTTGGTGGAGAAAAACGCCCATAAGATTCTCTCCGCCTTTACGCCGCTGCTGCGCAAGAAGTCAAAATCCGTGATCTCCAAGTCCGTGGCCGGCAGCATCCGGGACATCTCCACCACCAGCCTGCGCAAGCAGTCCACCAGCGTGGGCATGCTGCGCCAGGATAGGACCGTCTACCTGACAAACAACTGGGAAAATGAGATCACCGACGAGGAGCAGCGCGCTGTGATCGAAGAGGTCTTAGACGACGAGACCTTCCCCGTGTCCGCCTACCGCAGGGACATCGACTACTGCCTCTTCAAAACACCCGTCACCACCGTGCTGGCCTATTCCAAGCCGGAGCGGCAGTTTATAGACCGGCTGTTGAAGCGGGAAAACGCGGCCCTTCTCACCGCGTGGGTCAAGTCCCGGGACCGGAACTTCTATGAGATCGAGTACAGCTGCCGCTACGGCTCCGGGAAGTCCAAGACCAGGAAGTACTACCATGGCCAGTTCAACCCGGACTTCTTCCTGAAGGCGGAGCGGGACGGCATGACCTATTACCTGGTGGTGGAAACCAAAATGGACCGGGACGACAGTGCAGAGAACAAGGCCAAATACCGCTATGCCCTCCAGCACTTTGAGGAACTGAACCGGCGCATGGAGGAGATGGGAGAGCCGGAGCGCTATATTTTCCACTTCCTCTCCCCCAACGGATATGCCACCTTCTTCGACCACCTGCGCAGCGGCAGCCTTCTGGATGGCCGTTTCCGCTGTGAATTGGAGACCCTGCTGGAGGTCTCCGACGAATCGGACTGA
- a CDS encoding site-specific DNA-methyltransferase, whose protein sequence is MLSKAEKDYIIDLIESGAEIPEDFRYKLFPVEQKEYELAYAGKMRKEDLLANDDGSFPVPLQVEKVFSAPGHPEPRDGWNNLIVFGDNLQLLKTIYKNEDPLIKDRLKGRVKLIYIDPPFATSDDFQSRDGAKAYTDKKKGSEFIEYIRKRLILMREILSDEGSIFVHLDWKKAHYIKVVLDEVFGEANFVNEIVWHYPDNFQGNVRGFANNHNVIFWYSKTSRYTSNKVMIPLDKTTKRDKRIWSAEEKKLVSARDDSGKLIYEDFSEKKADDVWDIGQSSTTKQSSLEFIDYPTQKPEELLRRIVLAASNEGDIVLDCFAGSGTLAAVAEKLNRRWVLCDIGKLSHFTCQRRILEIGKSRSLTSQAKVTPPYKHPARSFLTCSLGAYDLKAALDMEFGKYKEFVSGLFNIDLKPHRIGGYAFDGKKDGDPVVIFNYSQYSDANIDDAFLENISSHLGGRMSGSRVYIVTPSTHLDYITDYEELDGIRYYFLKIPYQTIRELHQKEFRKFRQPRSKTAVNAVDESIGFSFNRTPSVERDIAVTEDQITIAIRSFASDEPRSAKTDEEKALSGFDLLSAVFIDKHYNGNEFIMTDSVFPDEMERGGDQLLIRLSRSGAGAHMMIVYTDIFGNDLSESVAL, encoded by the coding sequence ATGCTGAGTAAAGCGGAAAAGGATTACATAATCGACCTGATCGAATCCGGGGCGGAGATTCCCGAGGACTTCCGCTATAAGCTTTTTCCGGTGGAGCAAAAGGAGTACGAGCTGGCCTATGCCGGCAAAATGCGCAAGGAGGACCTGCTGGCAAATGACGACGGCTCCTTCCCTGTCCCGCTTCAGGTGGAAAAGGTCTTCAGCGCCCCCGGCCATCCCGAGCCCCGGGACGGCTGGAACAATCTGATCGTGTTCGGCGACAACCTCCAGCTTTTGAAGACCATCTACAAAAATGAGGACCCCCTCATCAAAGACAGGCTCAAGGGCCGGGTCAAGCTGATCTACATCGACCCGCCGTTTGCCACCTCTGACGACTTCCAAAGCCGGGATGGGGCCAAGGCCTATACGGACAAGAAAAAAGGGTCCGAGTTCATCGAATATATCCGCAAGCGCCTGATCCTGATGCGGGAGATTCTTTCAGACGAGGGCAGCATCTTCGTCCATCTGGACTGGAAAAAGGCGCACTACATCAAGGTCGTGTTGGATGAGGTGTTCGGCGAGGCCAACTTCGTCAACGAGATCGTATGGCACTATCCCGATAATTTCCAGGGCAATGTGCGGGGCTTTGCCAACAATCACAATGTGATCTTTTGGTATTCCAAAACCTCCCGCTACACCTCCAACAAGGTGATGATCCCCCTGGACAAGACCACCAAGCGGGATAAGCGCATCTGGTCCGCGGAGGAGAAAAAGCTGGTCTCCGCCCGGGACGATTCCGGGAAACTGATCTACGAGGACTTTTCGGAAAAGAAGGCCGATGACGTCTGGGACATCGGCCAGAGCTCCACCACCAAACAGAGCAGCTTGGAGTTCATCGACTACCCCACCCAGAAACCGGAGGAACTGCTGCGCCGCATCGTGCTGGCCGCCTCCAACGAAGGCGACATTGTGCTGGACTGCTTTGCCGGCTCAGGCACCTTGGCGGCGGTGGCGGAAAAGCTGAACCGCCGGTGGGTGCTGTGCGACATCGGCAAGCTCTCCCACTTCACCTGCCAGCGGCGGATCCTGGAGATCGGGAAGTCCAGGAGCCTGACCAGCCAGGCCAAGGTTACGCCGCCCTACAAGCATCCGGCCCGCAGCTTCCTCACCTGCTCCCTGGGTGCCTATGACCTGAAGGCGGCGCTGGACATGGAGTTCGGAAAGTACAAGGAATTTGTGTCAGGCCTTTTCAACATCGACTTGAAGCCCCACCGGATCGGCGGATATGCCTTTGACGGGAAAAAAGACGGCGACCCGGTAGTCATCTTTAATTATAGCCAGTACAGCGACGCCAACATCGACGACGCCTTCCTGGAAAATATCAGCAGCCACTTGGGCGGCAGGATGAGCGGAAGCCGGGTCTACATTGTCACCCCCTCCACCCACCTGGACTACATCACCGACTACGAGGAGCTGGACGGCATCCGGTACTACTTCCTCAAAATCCCCTACCAGACCATCCGGGAGCTGCACCAGAAGGAGTTCAGGAAGTTCCGCCAGCCCCGGTCCAAGACCGCCGTCAATGCCGTGGACGAGTCCATCGGCTTTTCCTTCAACCGCACGCCCTCCGTGGAGCGCGACATCGCGGTGACGGAGGACCAGATCACCATCGCCATCCGCTCCTTTGCCTCCGATGAGCCCCGCTCCGCCAAAACCGACGAGGAAAAGGCCCTCTCCGGCTTTGATCTGCTCTCGGCCGTGTTCATTGACAAGCACTATAACGGCAACGAGTTCATCATGACGGACTCCGTCTTCCCCGACGAGATGGAGCGCGGCGGCGATCAGCTGCTGATCCGCCTCAGCAGGTCCGGCGCCGGGGCACACATGATGATCGTTTACACGGATATCTTCGGCAACGATCTTTCCGAGAGCGTTGCGCTGTAA
- a CDS encoding superoxide dismutase, translating into MDQYYPFEVTPLPYSYDSMLPCCDSNNLHFHHGQFYANEVYRLNRLVERHRLTHLSLVDLLTQDINLPTAHANRVRDAAGSVYNHQLYFDGLGDAGSASPTGRLTQQLADSYGTVPNFVRLLTEAAQSIPGAGWVWLVTESNGNLHIAITRDNETVDLNFISPIFVLDLWEHAYLPVHQFDIAQYVRSYLSRLNWEKAEQRYAHAQERGQPRQSFFH; encoded by the coding sequence ATGGACCAGTACTATCCCTTTGAAGTAACCCCCCTTCCCTATAGCTATGACTCCATGCTGCCATGCTGTGACTCGAACAACCTTCACTTTCACCACGGTCAATTCTATGCCAATGAGGTCTACCGTCTCAACCGGCTGGTGGAGCGGCACCGCCTGACCCATCTCTCTTTGGTGGATCTGCTCACCCAGGACATCAACCTGCCCACCGCCCACGCGAACCGTGTGAGAGACGCGGCCGGCTCAGTTTACAACCATCAGCTTTATTTTGACGGATTGGGCGATGCGGGCTCGGCGTCTCCCACCGGGCGTTTGACCCAGCAGCTTGCCGACTCCTATGGTACCGTGCCGAATTTCGTACGGCTGCTGACCGAGGCGGCCCAGAGCATTCCCGGTGCCGGCTGGGTGTGGCTTGTGACCGAGTCCAACGGCAATCTGCACATCGCCATCACACGGGACAATGAGACCGTGGACCTTAATTTCATCAGCCCCATCTTTGTGCTGGATCTTTGGGAACACGCCTATCTCCCAGTCCATCAGTTCGATATTGCCCAGTATGTCCGCTCCTATCTCTCCCGTCTCAATTGGGAAAAGGCGGAGCAGCGCTATGCCCACGCACAGGAAAGAGGCCAGCCGCGGCAGAGCTTTTTCCACTAA
- a CDS encoding DUF3788 domain-containing protein: protein MDWNTLYPKNAQPTLAEFSAYVDSPLWEQLHGHLKTTYGVVPKLEHSVCSGAPGWNLKYKKGGRALCTLYPAQGRFTCLVSIGGREAPEAEELLCTCTEDVRTLYEQAKPFQGGRWLMIDVTTPEILEDVMALIALRMKKR, encoded by the coding sequence ATGGATTGGAACACACTCTACCCCAAAAATGCTCAGCCGACCCTCGCGGAGTTCTCCGCCTATGTGGACAGCCCTCTGTGGGAGCAGCTGCACGGCCATCTGAAAACCACCTATGGAGTCGTCCCAAAGCTGGAGCACAGCGTCTGTTCCGGCGCTCCGGGATGGAACCTCAAATATAAGAAAGGAGGCCGCGCCCTCTGCACCCTCTACCCGGCACAGGGCCGCTTTACCTGCCTGGTTTCCATTGGGGGCAGGGAGGCCCCGGAGGCGGAGGAGCTGCTGTGCACCTGCACGGAGGATGTACGGACGCTCTATGAACAAGCCAAGCCCTTTCAGGGCGGGCGCTGGCTTATGATCGATGTCACCACTCCGGAGATTCTGGAGGACGTCATGGCCCTGATCGCCCTGCGCATGAAAAAGAGGTAG
- a CDS encoding zinc ribbon domain-containing protein, which yields MNQKFCQSCGMPMEDALYGTEADGAKSTEYCKYCYENGRFTFEGSMEEMIDICVRPMLESNPGMSDQQARQMMGQFLPTLKRWQGR from the coding sequence ATGAATCAGAAATTTTGCCAGAGCTGCGGGATGCCCATGGAGGACGCGCTGTACGGCACGGAGGCCGACGGCGCAAAGAGCACGGAGTACTGCAAATACTGTTATGAGAACGGCCGCTTTACCTTTGAGGGCAGCATGGAGGAGATGATTGATATCTGCGTGCGGCCCATGCTGGAAAGCAATCCCGGCATGAGCGACCAGCAGGCCCGGCAGATGATGGGACAGTTTCTGCCCACCCTGAAGCGCTGGCAGGGCAGGTAA
- a CDS encoding helix-turn-helix transcriptional regulator, which yields MKNDRLFQILYLLLNQGALSAPELARALEVSVRTVYRDVEALSMAGVPVYASPGKGGGISLLPGYTFDKRLLSNEEQDQLLFAVQSLQAADQTVNTLLDKLGSAFQLGSAFQKSSQNWIEVDFSRWGLRRKDTARFELLKNAILGRRVLDLTYCGASGRITRRSVHPLRLIYKDKHWYLQAFCLQADDFRLFKVGRILELTLSDEVFAHEYTPPPLEMEPLPASSVPLRLRFSQSVAFRVYDEFDRESIEVHPDGTLLVDVSYPLDSWVVSYLLSFGTDVDVLEPPRLREQLAGYAEKIAAHHKT from the coding sequence GTGAAAAATGACCGGCTCTTCCAAATCCTATATCTGCTGCTGAACCAGGGCGCGCTGAGCGCACCGGAACTTGCCCGCGCGCTGGAGGTCTCCGTGCGCACGGTTTACCGGGACGTGGAGGCCCTCTCCATGGCGGGGGTGCCGGTGTACGCTTCCCCCGGCAAGGGCGGCGGCATCTCACTTCTGCCAGGGTATACGTTTGACAAGCGCCTCCTTTCCAACGAGGAACAGGACCAGCTCCTGTTTGCCGTCCAGAGCCTGCAGGCAGCGGATCAAACAGTGAACACGCTGTTGGACAAGTTGGGCTCCGCCTTCCAGTTGGGCTCCGCCTTCCAAAAGAGCAGTCAGAACTGGATTGAAGTGGACTTCTCCCGCTGGGGGCTGCGCCGGAAGGATACAGCCCGGTTTGAACTGCTGAAAAACGCCATATTGGGCAGGCGGGTGCTGGATCTGACCTATTGCGGCGCCTCCGGCCGGATCACCCGGCGCAGTGTCCATCCCCTGAGGCTGATCTACAAGGACAAGCACTGGTATTTGCAGGCTTTCTGTCTCCAAGCCGACGATTTCCGGCTGTTCAAGGTCGGGCGCATCCTGGAACTCACCCTTTCAGATGAGGTATTTGCCCACGAGTATACGCCCCCGCCTCTTGAGATGGAGCCATTGCCCGCTTCCTCCGTCCCTCTCAGGCTCCGCTTTTCTCAAAGTGTTGCCTTTCGGGTGTACGACGAGTTTGACCGGGAGAGCATTGAGGTCCATCCCGACGGCACTTTATTGGTGGATGTCAGTTATCCCCTTGACAGCTGGGTCGTGAGCTATCTCTTATCCTTTGGAACCGATGTGGATGTCCTGGAACCGCCGCGGCTGAGGGAGCAGCTGGCGGGCTACGCGGAAAAAATCGCCGCACACCATAAAACATGA
- a CDS encoding helix-turn-helix domain-containing protein, translating into MDLTKYYPDIVAKYPAYVTKRELCEICHICPKTAYNLEQQGEIPYTIEQNHLIRSHKIKLTDILAYLYRRECRQEADSPYICAMRTFYDEHLSPYSDLLSVKDIQQITGFSSSAIVRWISTGILKAFQPGKQYTVPKDFMLDFLISPYYRRIRRKTPLQKELMDTFERLWQEKGGE; encoded by the coding sequence ATGGATTTGACTAAGTATTACCCCGACATCGTCGCAAAGTATCCCGCCTATGTAACCAAACGGGAACTATGCGAGATCTGCCACATCTGTCCCAAGACCGCCTACAATTTGGAGCAACAAGGTGAGATTCCCTACACCATTGAGCAAAACCACCTGATCCGTAGCCACAAAATCAAGCTGACGGACATTCTTGCCTATCTCTATCGGCGTGAGTGCAGACAGGAAGCAGACAGTCCCTATATCTGTGCTATGAGAACATTCTATGACGAACACCTCTCTCCCTACTCAGACCTGCTTTCCGTAAAGGATATTCAGCAGATTACAGGCTTTTCGTCCTCGGCAATCGTGCGGTGGATCAGCACAGGGATTCTGAAGGCTTTCCAGCCCGGAAAGCAGTACACCGTCCCAAAGGATTTTATGCTGGACTTTCTGATAAGCCCATATTACCGCCGTATCCGCCGAAAGACCCCTCTCCAAAAGGAATTGATGGATACATTTGAGCGTCTGTGGCAGGAAAAAGGAGGCGAGTGA
- a CDS encoding helix-turn-helix domain-containing protein: protein MAQVSKYRYLLNQYPETVQKEQFRIICHISKRTARYLLQSGLVPCVQSGKKTRNYTIKMKDIVRYLERREIHPEKYKLPPGSYSGTYAVKPLLPESVTTEELRKYYIESFRDIPDIVSTREAAELTGATASTVAKWIRTKKLKALSHGPAFIIPKVNLIDFMASDAYLNKRLKSQKFHENIGGFLSWKAGK from the coding sequence GTGGCACAGGTATCCAAGTATCGCTATTTGCTGAATCAGTACCCAGAAACAGTCCAAAAAGAGCAATTCCGCATTATCTGTCATATCAGCAAACGCACAGCTCGTTATCTGCTGCAATCCGGTCTGGTTCCCTGCGTACAGAGTGGGAAAAAGACCCGGAATTACACCATAAAGATGAAAGACATAGTTCGCTACCTTGAGCGCAGGGAAATCCACCCCGAAAAATACAAACTTCCCCCCGGCTCATATAGCGGGACATACGCAGTCAAGCCCCTGCTTCCCGAATCTGTGACAACGGAGGAACTGCGAAAATACTACATAGAGAGTTTCCGGGACATTCCCGACATAGTTTCCACGAGAGAGGCCGCGGAATTAACAGGCGCCACGGCATCTACGGTCGCAAAATGGATCAGAACGAAAAAGCTAAAAGCTCTTTCACATGGTCCGGCATTTATCATCCCGAAGGTCAATCTGATCGACTTTATGGCCAGTGACGCATACTTGAACAAACGCTTGAAATCACAAAAATTCCACGAAAATATAGGAGGTTTTCTATCATGGAAAGCGGGAAAATAA